CATTTCACCTCGGCAAGACTGGGTgttataaaatgtcttttttttttttaaatctgtcagCTTgagttcaaataaaatgtttattatttaggtttgtatataaaattatttatatgaatttcCCAAAAATTCTAATTAATTTCTATAAATGCCCAGTAAGTTTCCAacttggaatatttccaaaattccccagatgaaGTTCCTGGAAATTTACTGAAAATGTTCCACCCCTATGCAACTAGGGGTATGTCAATCAACATATTAATCTGGACTCGTGTGTGAACACTTCAATATTAACCAACACCCAGGAAGCCGAACTCAATACTCAAATCTCACGGGCCCTTGACGTATAACTGCCCTCAAGCATGTCATGGAAAAATAGGGAATGTCTCAGTTCTTTAGTATGGTATTAAATCTTTCAGTGCTAACAATAGAGAAGaacatatttaacatcagttcACTTACTTATTAAAGACAATCCCAAATTTCAGCCAGAAATGGTGCTGTATATTAAACAGGCCAATTAAAAATGCTGTATTTTTGCTGTTCTTGTGAGGAGCCCCTCTTAGCAGGCATGCAGGTTACAGattaaacacattaatgctgcATAGATATTGTTAATGACTTTCTATTGCTGTAATAGTAGTTTGTTGTGCTAAATTACAATTCCCTGCCAGAATCCATCTCCCCAGCATGTACGTGTTCGCTGTACTGTAGTCTATACCATACAACAAACATCAAATATTGTGTCTGGTCTGTTACACACATGTAAGCGTCACATGCATTTAAACACTTTGAAGACGAATAGTAAAAGGATTATGTTGAAAATAAATTAGAACCTTTACAGCATGCAGATTCAACTCCTTTCAAATGAGGTTTCAAGATTACTGCTGCCAGTAAGCAGTTCCAAACTTCCCAGGTAATATACATCTCCCCTACACTCCTGacttgattttttaaaaaggcttttttagcagttctgaaaaaaaataaaaaaagtttactgCCATTTTGTGAATGCTAAGTTTGCAAGCAgcagaagggaaaaaaacaaatcacacaagACTATAAATAATGTGAGTTGATGGAGTCAAACAGTAAGgagaacaaaaaacataaaacagaaaaaataacttttctatCGCAGTATCCATACTGGTTGGGCACTACAGACATTAGCAAACACTCGCACTCTGTCTCCATCTTACTTGTTTACTCTTACCTCCAAGTTTCTTTCATTAATCAGCCACTTATCTAATTAAAGTTTTATAGAGAGAaaaagtttaaatgtattttgattAGGATGGAAAAGATCATGATTAAAGTCTGCACTTTACAGCATTTAATCACTTTTATACTCAGTGCTCATTACTACTGTAAAAACAcgttaacaaacaaaacaacaattaggcagtaaataaacaaatttgtgGTGTTTCCCTATTACTGAATGAGACAATTTCCTACAGAGATCAGTATGTTGCAGTAATGAGCACTGAGTATATAAGTGATTAAAAGCTGTAAAGTGCAGACTTTAATCATTACCTTTTTTGTGCCACGTGAATGTGAGTGCTGTAAAAACAATTGTGTGCTCTACTTAAGTAACACAAAACAATATGCCATCGGACATTGTGTACTGATTATTGTAAACTTTTTCATCTTTACTTCCTGCACATAAGGTCACAATTCTGAAGTATCTTGAGCATCCCAAAagggtaaaaacaaaaaaaaaaggtaaaacaaCAGGTTGGTAACAATGTGATCAAAATACATTCTCTGTCTTCATTGTTAAATTGCTTTTAGATCAATCCTGCATATATActataaaaatgcaaatgaatttCAGATACACACAGCTTTAAACCTGTGTGTAAACTCTCATCAAATCAAAATTCTCATGTGCCTGAATTTTAACATTAACCTGAAGTTGACAAAATGTCACCCAGGCCATTTTCAAGTAAATCATTTccaaaaagacaaataaaaaacttgAGTGTGATCATGTGTGTTAGTGAAAAGTTCAACATGTGGGTGAGTTAATACATTAAACAATTATCATAACATCTCATGTCAAGTATTTATTAGCTGTAAATCAAACACTGATCAGTAACTACATGTAAAACTGACagcaataataatttaaattaccTTCTCAAAGTCTGAGCTAAAATCTCGCACAAACCACACAAGCTTTCCAAAACACACTTCATTACACCAACCAAAACATATCTACAAGTGCAGACACGTTTAAACATTATGTATGCGAGTAtttgtttacacaacacacgAGAGCTCATGCTGAGCACTTCGTCAGCAGATCCACCATGTCAGGCTGAGTTAGCCGTCAGgatttaaacacataaatagGTTCGAGTCTCTCGGTTATGAAAGTAAACACCTGAATCACTTTTGTTTTCAATTAGTTTGAATCgttttaacatttaaaccatAGCCCAGTATTTCGCTGCAATACATTATGTCGAGATACAGACATAGTTAATAATGTACAGCTCGCTAGCCGGctggaagacacacacagagtaacccAGCTAACCTAGCTAAGCTAACCCAGCTAAGCTAGCCTAGCTAAGTTAGCCCAGCTAAGCTAACTACAGCCTGCTGTTCATAATTGTACACAATTTCAACAACAATACTGCAGTGTCGCAGGTCAAAAAAAAGTGCTACCAAATTGATTCTGAATATACAACCCATGTCAAGTCTATAGCAAGGTTTAAGCTGAGGTTTAGCATCCAGTTTGGCTAATGAAAACAGAAGAGGAAGCTGTTAGCTAGCTGCGATGAGACTAACTAGCTCCGTTAGCTCTCAGCCACCCAGGTGACACAAACCAAGTCTGAAcatcacaacaataacaacctTCCTCCATCCTGCAACAAAGCCGCCGATGTAGTTAGACCGCTTAAGACACATTTGGCACACCGCCtcatataaacaaaacacacccaaacactaCTACGCGGTCAAGAAGACCTCAATTAGAGATGATATCAATAGTAAATTTTTGGCTACGCTTTACCTTCAATTCCGCACTCTCCGCCATCTTGTTTCTCTGGCGCATGCGCGGTAGGCCCTCGGCACGTGAGCGAGCCGCGTTACTAATAACGTTCCTCAGATTCAAAATTAGCGCCCAGTTTTTCAGCCGAACCATCGGTTTACAGATAGGACAGATCTGTGCAGCCGAACTAATGAGAATGGGTCAATTATCGGAGTAAGAAACACCCAATTAAATAAAGGCATGATAAGAGCGTGATAAAAGAAACACTGAATGAAAAACACCATGATCCCTAATGAAGGGATAAGctaccaaaacaaaacacaggctAGCTGCTAATCAATGCTAAAATAAATCTCAAAAGAGgttttctctgttttattccattttaagaaaataataaggCGTTAAAGCAGTTAAAAATCTCcaacaataattaattaatttggtcagcaaaaaatgaaaagggaaaatagataaaataactTAGCTGTTAATCAGGGTCTTTCAGATAATGGTGGATTTTCAACAGGGATTTCAGGTCATTTGTGCTTACATTAGAACATATTAGCTCAATAATAATCTGGATTTGGGCAATCACTCTTTCATTTTAGTgccttttattgtcatttcaaccatatttagctgttgcagtacacagtaaaatgagacctttctccaggaccatgatgctacataaacacagaactaaggacttaagtaagttagttaAGGACTTAAGCAAGACTTTACTTTCCTGCTAATTGCTGCATTATCCGTCTAGATATTGTTCATATATTTAAACTATGTATAATaaaaaaccttttgtttttctcacgTCGGATTCTGCATCTGATTTTTCACTTATTCTGCCCATAAAGTAAGATACTGCAAACTCAATCCCAAAAAGCTCTAAGCTATACAGCTCAAATGAAAAACAGCCTAAATTGCATCTGTACTGGGAGTTGTTTCTGCAATATAATGTTACTCAACAGCCATCCATCTTATACTACACAGGGTCATTGGGAGACTGGagatgatatttattttttcacattataGAAACTATGGCACATACTGCAAGTATACTTATTATATAACTCATTCTTATATATACAATAAGTTAAAATGTTATCATTAATTTTCTCCCACAATAACTCTATGGTTCAACATCATTTTGAACCCAATACAGTGGAAACATGGTTGTCTTTTTTGAATGTAAGTATCAGCTTATGTCAACCTTGTAGCTGCTTACATCAAATTATAGTCTAGAATACTTAACACATCCAGGCCAAAGACTGTAAAGAACCAGCATCAAAACCTGAATGTGAAGGTACACCATATGCATATTATTATGGCAAGTGTACCTTGTTTTACTCTTCTTTCCAACtctggaaatgttttttatttataccacTTTAGGCTGCTTAAAATGATTTGCGGCCAAGTTTCCCTTCCAGCATAGAATACATTACATTTGGCAAACATTCTTATCCAGACAGGGTGACTTTCATCTTTTCTCTTTCCTACCGCTGTGCAGTCAAGGGTACAAGGATTTGAAATCATAACCATCCGATCAGCAGTCTAGCATCTTAACCAGTGAGCtacctaaaataaataaataaataaacttacataaaataattattttagccATTGGAGATTCATAAAATTTCCActcactttttttattactgttttagattttttcaATTTAAGTAACCAAACAAGTCCAATTACATTAAGTAATCCAACATTCCAACATTTACTTGTTCTCTTACTTCACATGGCTATTAtattctctcattctcattctcattctTAGTTGTTGTGCCTTTCCAAGCACCTTTTAGGCCTAAATATGTACTATGGTATATTTGTGtacatatacgtgtgtgtatgttatgcagggctctcaagttttgaagacaggcaagagtgacatttattaaataataaaatgtcatttaaaaaaaatgacataaaacattccaaaacttaatattttaattaaacaaaacatattaaattatataatgtaGTGCTGGTGTTTAGTAGCCTTAGatttaatttatgataaattcattattttataaaatgtcataaagccaGGGCCCccggcaccatctcagggcccccagtttgagaaccactggcctagactacttgttctgagcaggtgtcaGTGAAAAGACTGTAAAGctgttacagacactcatgaaaaactcatactgattatctgggaaacagCTCTAACAGCAAagtgtcattgtttgtgtcagacaagttgtgaatttattgtaacattaaaacaggagatcatgacttactctgtgctcaaagtgatgctcgcagctccagtggttttctctctGGGTGAACTGGAAATGCTGTACAATTCCAAGATATgcttttttcattggttgttgcgttaaatcttatccagatagtgctattttctgactGGCTATTGTGTAGCTCGGGGGTggttctaggccttttttaTGGTGGCTTCAGCCTTGTCTGATCTCAGCCAccttaaaactaaaagtataatttttactttcataaataaacaataaaaatgacgctaaaatgcaggacatgtcgtcgatgggaaagaaatttatttatcagtttgatccaagagcgtttTTTACTTAGCTTTTACGCACGTGTAGTATTCATCATCAGCTGCGCCGTCTGTTTTAtttgtacggagaagcacagagtcagtcagagctggaggcatttacgtatctataacgttaatcggcggaaacccgcaaagacggcaaccaaaaacagtgaaatttcactattcttattaccagtttatagcacaaacaaattattaatgcaaacgatccattcaatactaaataaaaaaaacatttattgatttggtctgtcttgtgaatatttgtttaataatgactgcattaattggacacactgtttgtagagaatgcacacaaacatgaactgatttgattcaagactggcatcgttacatcatgcataaaattttggtgtccacttttgccattttaaataataccataacttttggcttactatgttttcatataatatataatataaaactcttcttgttttaaattctcactgagggctaagcctCCCTAAAGGTAAAATCCTAGAACCGACCCTGGTGTAGCCTcatttttgattggctgataagtttgaggctcgactaagaactccaggagacgcgcttgatttctgcccggttccatagagacagcggtgcggacagatacattttgggcgctgcggcatattacatatatgataaatagtacgtttttctgcgtgacaaatacaatgtgtggtgggagagcgtgagtGCGTGTCTCACGCTCAATGCGTGTCTCACGCTCAATGCTTGATACTTGATTGTCCTGGTTATGTATTGTGTCTATCAGAATCGTCTAGATTATTGCCTTCTCATTTATTTCTTAGTGGATTGTACTAGTATATATTTAGTAGGCCTCTGAAGTCAGTTGTTTAACTTACTTGTGCATTGAGTAGTATAATGTGTCGTTTTTGTTCTTTAGACTGCTCCCTGTATGGAATTGTCGACACAGTTAATCATCCGGTCACAGATTGATCTGGCCCAGGAAAGCCAGGGATCCTGCTGTTGGATGGATGATGACTGGATCGCCACTGGTTTGGAAAAAGTGTCCATAAGATGGCGCTGTGAGACCAAGTATTACAAACGATTTCCTTCGTTGAAACGCTGACCAAAGGTTTATAAACCAGGCATGTTAGTCTTCTGCAGCAATATAgatacaaaaagaaacaaagagaacTGAATCTAGTATATGTATTAATGTGTTAGTATGTATATAAGTTTAATGAGTTTCTATCAATTAAGATCTACTAGTTCTGTTATGTGATATATAGCGTATCCTTGCACAtcttcagttcaattcaaatttatttgtatttgtgtaatggacattgtatcaaagcagcttttaaGAACATATGAAACCTAATACAAAAAGTTACCCATCTTagaaaaatattatacaaaaattaaaataatactaaaattcAAGACTTATATTAGACTTAagttgtttgtatttatccccaatgagcctGAGCCTgtggtgactgaggtgactgtggcaaggaaaaactcctttagatggaaaggaagaaacctttagaggaaccagactcaaaagggaacccatcctcatttgggatATTCAACACATAAGCAGCATACAGACTACTTGGGTATCTGCATGTAGATATATTCAGAATAGTTCTACACATATACTGAGTATGAAAGAGGGTGTGATAGTGTGCTAGTTTTCTGCGGTTGTGCTTTCACGTAGTCATCTGACTATTGTGTATGCAATGATCTTTAAATGAAACAACTATTGTTCTTATGACTTATAGAGTATAGCTTATTATTATCCATATGCATTAAtaactgattattatttaaagtctgaaaatgtgtgttcatgtgtgtgtcaaAATTTACATACTATATCCATGTCTTAAATTTTCAATAATATGTTAATGTCCATGAACTTAATTTGCTGTTTCATACTTTAAAACAGTCTTATGTTCCGTTACACACAACTCTTGCTACAAGATTGCTATATATTCTCACAGCAAGTAATAAGACAATAGTCATCATATAGTTTAACAAGATATTTTAATACACATTTCAGTCATCAGGTTTGCCATCAGCGCTGTCTATTTAAAGTGCTTTACATCAATTGTACATTGTTTACACATGAGAACAAACAACATTGATGAACAACATGGGTTAAATAAAACTGGTAAAAATACCTTAATAAATTAGTGTAGGATCTAACGTAAGAAAGTGCCCTAACAGTTCACCAACAGAAAGAGtatcacaataaataaaatatattacatactaTATGCATTGCACAAAGCCACCTATTACGATTTTTTTCTtaacaatttatattttttttcagtgaaacaTGTCAAGTTTTTTATTGAGCTAGATTTTATAGAAATGATACAGTTCATACAATaagccttttttattttgtaataattacAGTTTGAGAACTAGGATACTACCATACACACTTGCTCATTGCAGGCCTATAACTGAGGAATTCTGTTGGTTGTGAATGTTGTTTTTAAGGGTATATCACTGTCCATGTCTTGACACTGTCCATGTCTTGAGCAGTCTTATTTGTGAAGGACTGAAGGCATCATGGTGGTAGTAGAGGAGGCTTGAATGTACAGGTCCCAGAGCAATGACGAGGGGTCAGCATCTTACacgagaaatgatgaagtgcgTCGTGAGCTTCTGGGAAAAAAGGGTATGGATCGCTTAAAACAACAATgtctgtgtgcgcacgtgtgtgtgtgtgtgtgtgtgtgtgtgtgtgtgtgtgtgtgtgtgtgtgtgtgtgtgtgtgtcagtgactgAGAGTGGACAGAAGGTCAAAGGGGATGTAGGCCATAAAGAAATACTCCCCTCATAAAGACATGTTATGATGCGAGCAAAACCTTCTAAGctaaatataaatctgtgaGCTGAGGGCAAACATCTGCAAAAGTACAAAAACTGTACATAAGTACTTCATCAAGCAAGATGTTTTCTGTATGCCTAgcttgatttttattatttgctagAATCACTGATTACCTTTTAACTTCTGTTGAATAGCATAATGAGCCTTTCTTTCATGGTCCAACTCGCTGCACAATGTGTCTGAGCAGGAGGGACAAAGAATGACTAAGATATGAAAGGCTAACTATCCTACCTCATCTACTCATCTCCAGATTCAGCTATTCAGATTCATGTTTTTTATAATACTGAGACAATGCAGGAAAACAGCTTATAACCTAAGGATCTGCAGTAGGAGTTCCTTTAAACTGGACACCTTTCTCACCTCACTGTAAtattaaacaaagtaaaaacaaaaaggaaacacCCTACTGGCTTCTTAAGTAAACTCTAAAACTCAGAAGGTTCAAAACATAATTATCAAGAACAAAGTAACCCTCAAGATTACACATCTGAAATCCTCTAAATTTCCTGTGATGTagtaaatatacattaaatgtAAGAAAAGGACCgtaattattgtaattaatCAATTACTCATTTTAGTAaacttgtattttatttgtaagaCATTGTATATAGATTTGAAAAAACTGCTGGTcaattgtttgtatttgttttaactGTTGGTAACTTAAACacctttattgatttattaattgtgttagtttattattacaattgtgTTAATATATCTATGTCTCTTTTGTGCATGTgctgtaaaatattttgaaaatattttgaaattattGCATGTGAGTTAATATATTTTTGGAAAATTAGGACCTTACCTCGAACTATTTGCAGTTGCTGGACCATTTCTTCTCGGTATGACAGCTCTCTTTTCATTTGGTCTTGAAAGTTGTCTGGGAAACAATCATTAATTTACAGaaattaacattatttttgttGGTTAAATGGGAAAAATCTAATCATACCACATTGTAACTCTTGAATAACTGTCCACATAAAGGCTTACATGAGGATGTAGCATAACTGAGCCttaataaagaaaaggaaattcaaaagaataaatacattacaTGCTTATGAGAAAATACCTTTCAAACTTTGGAATTCCCGTTCCAGCTTCTTTCTCAGCTCCACTTGTTCCACTAGCTGTTTTTGGAGCTCTTCTGTTGAAGAGAAaatttttaacagttttttcaACAGCACAATTATTACAAGATGGTTATTTAAAAGCAGTGTGTAAAGTCTCTTAGGATAAATAATCCTGGATGAATAATTAAGCAGTTCTTAtgagaatataataataataataataataataataataataataataataataaatgtacacacacacacacacacacacacacacatatatatatatatatatatgtgtgtgtgtgtgtgtgtgtgtgtgtgtgtgtgtgtgtgtgtgtgtatatatatgtgtgtgtgtgtgtgtgtgtgtgtgtgtgtgtgtgtgtgtgtgtgtgtgtgtgtatatatatatgtgtgtgtgtgtgtgtgtgtgtgtgtgtgtgtgtgtgtgtgtgtgtatatatatatgtgtgtgtgtgtgtgtgtgtgtgtgtgtgtgtgtgtgtgtgtgtgtgtgtgtgtgtgtgtgtgtgtgtgtgtgtgtaaaattataGATACACTTTAGTACGATATGAATTCTAGCCCATTAAGCTCCATTAACGAAGCATGCTTTTCCTTTCTATAGTTATTTTTGGCTGTATTTCTAAAAAtgacatacataaatatacatagtaATGCAAAGCATATTttaatacatctaaaaatgaAGACTATAGTCGGCTAAAATTTACAATCTTCTGCTAGTTCGTTAGATAACATTTGCAgtttatataacaaataaaatacatcccAGTTTATCACTGTTTAAGACTCAACTACTATATTTTCGGTaaagaaaattttaattaaGGAGCACGTacgaattattattattattattattattattattattattattattattactattttattattaattataccTTTCGCCATGTTTTCGATGTTTATTTCAATCCGTGACACTCTGCCTGCTTCACTGCGCATAGCTTCCATATCTGGACACAGAGAAAATAAcatttgatgttgttgttgttgttgttgttattattattattattattattattattattattattattattattattattattattaacactaatcTTTGACATAACGAATCTGACCTTCGGGTTCTCTCGAGCCTCCTTCAGGAGCGCTAGTTTGTTCGTGCAATGTTTTCGGTGCAGTTATTTCCTCTACTGTGGATGACGGCTCCTCCTCGTGCGCATCTTTAACTGctggaaacaaagtaaataataaaaaaaaatctccgtAAAAAGCGAAAGGCTGTAGATGGGACGAGACGAACTGAAAGAGGAGCCTACCACTGGAGTCTCGCTGATAAGAGGTTGTCGAGCCGAAACATGGCGCACTCATCTGATACAGGGGCGCAATCCTTTCATGTGCATACACCTGTAGAATTAACCAGGCAATTAGTCGTAATTATTTTCAATTACACTCTTTTTTGCACCCCTCTTGAGACTGCAAAAAAGCAGACTATTTTCATAAAGTCCCACTGGTAAACCCAATGAGCATAATCACTATTTAGAGAAAATGAAGGATCCACAATTGAAGAACAATAGCCATGACCTCACACTAAGGTAAGTTGAATTACTTCGTAAATTAAGAGACAATTACAATTCTCACCGTATTAACATTACAAtgaatgttcattttaaatggaAGGCTGATGCATTGTGGATAGATTTGCACTGCGAATGACAGTTTAATACACAGATATTTTAAAAACTTCATACTCACTTCAAAGCGCGTTGCGGGTTTGTGGTTCTCCAATAGCGGCTTGTTCTGCTTCTCTGCTTCactcgtgtgtgttgtgtgtggatCAGACATTCGGCTGTTTTCCTCGCCTTGGCTTTTCCCTCCCTCGCAGTGCACGTGAACAGATAAAGTGGCTGGAGGGCTGTGATGGTCGTCCACTGAAAGTTGAAGGCGTTCTTCATCTTCCTGTACTTTGTGAGACTCCACGTCCACATCCGGGTCCTCTGCGCTGTCGTCCACGTCCGGAGATGCAGACCTGTAACTTGAACTTTCGCTCAGGAAATCAGGTGACAGGTAACCGGGCCTGGTTCCCGAATACGAGCCTCTGTTGACGTAGAGTTTTGCTATACTTTCTGTGTCCTTAACTACAGGCCTGAAGGCCGACACATAGCTCGGTTTTCTTGGCAGGCTTTCCGTGGGTCTGGTCTCATCACCGGATTTGTCCTCGTCGTTGCGGCTGGACTGCGTACTGGAGCAGCGCTCGTTCTCTATCAGGCTCTCTTTGGGCGTGCTGGCGCTTCTCTCACTCGCCTCTGATGTATCGAATTCGTGCTGCCGTGCGCAAAGGACCTCGGGAGGCGGTTTCGGTGGCGCGTGGTGATAAGGAGCCATAGGCAGGCCACCTGCCGTGGGCCAAAACATGGGAAATGAAGGGTAAGCACTGTCCTTCGTGCCTGGCCAGAATACACCAGGCAAGTTAGTTTTGTTCTGATCCCCTACCACACCGTCGTCTTTCTTTTGACACAGTCCGAATGCCTGGAAGCCGTAAGGATGAGGAAAGAGGGGTGGCGGAATCTTCTGCAGCATCCCAAAACTCTTGCTAGGTACCGGGATTACAGGGTAACTGCGGATGCCACTCGGTATGGGCACGGAGGCTCTGTCGTCTTCACAGCGAAGGGTTTTAAGCGGGACCTCGGATGAACTCCGCTGGACTTGATTCACTGGGCCTTGTGATTTCAGTGGGGACGAACTTTCAGACCCATGTCCAGGTAGTGTCCGCTTCCGGCTGCCTCCGTTAAACATGGCCTTCACGTCCTCCCAAGCGTGGGTCACATCTTCCGAAGAGCTTTTTTCCGTCAGCTTTAGGTGCCGTCTCCAT
The DNA window shown above is from Tachysurus fulvidraco isolate hzauxx_2018 chromosome 13, HZAU_PFXX_2.0, whole genome shotgun sequence and carries:
- the skor1b gene encoding SKI family transcriptional corepressor 1 homolog-B isoform X1, whose amino-acid sequence is MESISSQISAGRDSTCSPNSKQELQSYTGTSLKPNQVSETSLYGIPIVSLVIDGQERLCLAQISNTLLKNYSYNEIHNRRVALGITCVQCTPVQLEILRRAGAMPISSRRCGMITKREAERLCKSFLGEHNPPKLPENFAFDVSHECAWGCRGSFIPARYNSSRAKCIKCSFCNMYFSPNKFIFHSHRTPESKYMQPDAANFNSWRRHLKLTEKSSSEDVTHAWEDVKAMFNGGSRKRTLPGHGSESSSPLKSQGPVNQVQRSSSEVPLKTLRCEDDRASVPIPSGIRSYPVIPVPSKSFGMLQKIPPPLFPHPYGFQAFGLCQKKDDGVVGDQNKTNLPGVFWPGTKDSAYPSFPMFWPTAGGLPMAPYHHAPPKPPPEVLCARQHEFDTSEASERSASTPKESLIENERCSSTQSSRNDEDKSGDETRPTESLPRKPSYVSAFRPVVKDTESIAKLYVNRGSYSGTRPGYLSPDFLSESSSYRSASPDVDDSAEDPDVDVESHKVQEDEERLQLSVDDHHSPPATLSVHVHCEGGKSQGEENSRMSDPHTTHTSEAEKQNKPLLENHKPATRFEVYAHERIAPLYQMSAPCFGSTTSYQRDSSAVKDAHEEEPSSTVEEITAPKTLHEQTSAPEGGSREPEDMEAMRSEAGRVSRIEINIENMAKEELQKQLVEQVELRKKLEREFQSLKDNFQDQMKRELSYREEMVQQLQIVREAHDALHHFSCKMLTPRHCSGTCTFKPPLLPP
- the skor1b gene encoding SKI family transcriptional corepressor 1 homolog-B isoform X7: MESISSQISAGRDSTCSPNSKQELQSYTGTSLKPNQVSETSLYGIPIVSLVIDGQERLCLAQISNTLLKNYSYNEIHNRRVALGITCVQCTPVQLEILRRAGAMPISSRRCGMITKREAERLCKSFLGEHNPPKLPENFAFDVSHECAWGCRGSFIPARYNSSRAKCIKCSFCNMYFSPNKFIFHSHRTPESKYMQPDAANFNSWRRHLKLTEKSSSEDVTHAWEDVKAMFNGGSRKRTLPGHGSESSSPLKSQGPVNQVQRSSSEVPLKTLRCEDDRASVPIPSGIRSYPVIPVPSKSFGMLQKIPPPLFPHPYGFQAFGLCQKKDDGVVGDQNKTNLPGVFWPGTKDSAYPSFPMFWPTAGGLPMAPYHHAPPKPPPEVLCARQHEFDTSEASERSASTPKESLIENERCSSTQSSRNDEDKSGDETRPTESLPRKPSYVSAFRPVVKDTESIAKLYVNRGSYSGTRPGYLSPDFLSESSSYRSASPDVDDSAEDPDVDVESHKVQEDEERLQLSVDDHHSPPATLSVHVHCEGGKSQGEENSRMSDPHTTHTSEAEKQNKPLLENHKPATRFEVYAHERIAPLYQMSAPCFGSTTSYQRDSSVKDAHEEEPSSTVEEITAPKTLHEQTSAPEGGSREPEDMEAMRSEAGRVSRIEINIENMAKEELQKQLVEQVELRKKLEREFQSLKDNFQDQMKRELSYREEMVQQLQIVRAHDALHHFSCKMLTPRHCSGTCTFKPPLLPP
- the skor1b gene encoding SKI family transcriptional corepressor 1 homolog-B isoform X2, with the translated sequence MESISSQISAGRDSTCSPNSKQELQSYTGTSLKPNQVSETSLYGIPIVSLVIDGQERLCLAQISNTLLKNYSYNEIHNRRVALGITCVQCTPVQLEILRRAGAMPISSRRCGMITKREAERLCKSFLGEHNPPKLPENFAFDVSHECAWGCRGSFIPARYNSSRAKCIKCSFCNMYFSPNKFIFHSHRTPESKYMQPDAANFNSWRRHLKLTEKSSSEDVTHAWEDVKAMFNGGSRKRTLPGHGSESSSPLKSQGPVNQVQRSSSEVPLKTLRCEDDRASVPIPSGIRSYPVIPVPSKSFGMLQKIPPPLFPHPYGFQAFGLCQKKDDGVVGDQNKTNLPGVFWPGTKDSAYPSFPMFWPTAGGLPMAPYHHAPPKPPPEVLCARQHEFDTSEASERSASTPKESLIENERCSSTQSSRNDEDKSGDETRPTESLPRKPSYVSAFRPVVKDTESIAKLYVNRGSYSGTRPGYLSPDFLSESSSYRSASPDVDDSAEDPDVDVESHKVQEDEERLQLSVDDHHSPPATLSVHVHCEGGKSQGEENSRMSDPHTTHTSEAEKQNKPLLENHKPATRFEVYAHERIAPLYQMSAPCFGSTTSYQRDSSAVKDAHEEEPSSTVEEITAPKTLHEQTSAPEGGSREPEDMEAMRSEAGRVSRIEINIENMAKEELQKQLVEQVELRKKLEREFQSLKDNFQDQMKRELSYREEMVQQLQIVRAHDALHHFSCKMLTPRHCSGTCTFKPPLLPP